One genomic region from Lacerta agilis isolate rLacAgi1 chromosome 13, rLacAgi1.pri, whole genome shotgun sequence encodes:
- the LUC7L gene encoding putative RNA-binding protein Luc7-like 1 isoform X5: MDLGECTKIHDLALRADYEIASKERDLFFELDAMDHLESFIAECDRRTELAKKRLAETQEEISAEVAAKAEKVHELNEDIGKLLAKAEQLGAEGNVDESQKILMEVEKVRAKKKEAEEEYRNSMPASSFQQQKLRVCEVCSAYLGLHDNDRRLADHFGGKLHLGFIQIREKLDQLRKTVAEKQEKRNQDRLRRREEREREERTGQRSGSRNRDRRRSRSRERRRRRSRSISREKRKSRSKSRERERHRRHRSRSGSHSRGHRRGSKDRTSKHK; encoded by the exons ATGGACCTTGGAGAGTGTACAAAAATTCATGATTTGGCACTAAGAGCAGATTATGAAATTGCAAGTAAAGAGAGGGACCTGTTCTTTGAGTTGGAC GCAATGGACCACTTGGAATCCTTCATTGCTGAGTGTGACAGAAGAACTGAACTGGCAAAGAAACGACTTGCAGAAACACAGGAGGAGATCAGTGCTGAAGTGGCTGCAAAG GCAGAAAAGGTGCACGAACTAAATGAAGACATTGGCAAACTTCTGGCTAAAGCCGAGCAGCTGGGGGCTGAAGGGAATGTGGATGAATCTCAGAAGATACTGATGGAAGTTGAGAAAGTCcgagcaaaaaagaaagaagcagag GAGGAATACCGCAATTCTATGCCTGCATCCAGTTTCCAGCAACAGAAGCTGCGTGTCTGTGAGGTCTGCTCTGCATACCTTGGTCTCCATGATAACGATCGCCGACTTGCTGATCACTTTGGAGGCAAATTGCACTTGGGCTTCATTCAGATTCGTGAGAAGCTGGACCAGTTGCGG AAAACTGTGGCAGAGAAACAGGAGAAGAGGAATCAGGACCGGTTGAGaaggagagaagaaagagaacGAGAGGAGAGAACGGGTCAACG GTCTGGATCCAGAAACAGAGATCGCAGAAG GTCTCGCTCTCGAGAGCGGAGGCGAAGACGTTCGAGGTCCATTTCCCGTGAGAAGCGAAAGTCCCGCTCCAAGTCCCGGGAACGAGAGAGGCACAGGCGCCATCGCAGCCGTTCCGGCAGCCATAGCCGAGGCCACCGGCGGGGATCCAAAGACAGGACTTCAAAACACAAGTAG